TGGTTCAGTTCGCTGTCCAGAAACTGGGTGAGCAGGACAAGGACGGCAGCGCGGCCAAACGTCTGCTGCCGGGGGAGGAAAGTGCGAGTGCTGCCCTTCTGAGGGGCCGCTGTGGGTCCTCAGGGACGGCCGCCCCACTGACCGCTGTGTCTGCCCGCAGGGGGGCTGGACTACCTCGTGCTGAACCACATTGGCACTTCCCCCTTCCAGATGTGGGGCGGGGACGTGGAGCACAGCCGCTGGCTCATGCAGGTGAGGATTCCCAGCAGTTCTCATGGGACGCAGCCgttctgctgctcctggagggGCTCAAAGGCAAATTCAGACCTTTGGCTGCAGCTGAGAGCAACCGTGTGTGTTTCAAGTGCTTTGGAGCCTTCCCTGCTCGCCGCAGCGTTGTGCTCACTTACGTTGGTGTGTGCAGGATACCCAGGAggaacttcttctttctgttctctttatcTGttctcagcccagagctgctgggttTGGCCTGCTGGGCTCCTACCTGGGCTGGGTGGGTGACTGATGGGGAGTGAGGAGCGTTGCAGGGCAGGGACCTGGAACACGGCTGAGGGAACATGGCTGAGGGAACACGGCTGAGGGAACACAGCTAAGGGGGTCCTGATGTGAGCTGGGGAGCAAAGCGAGGCGCTGCTGGTGACTGAGAGGGGATGCAAAGAGAGGAACTGGGGACGGCAGCCTCCATAGGCAGGAAATGCACACCAAGGCCCTACAGGAACGTGTGCCGCCTTCTCCATTGCCGTGCCTGGATCCGAAGGGCTCCGGGTGCAGCATCCATCCTCCTCCTCACGTTCCCATTTCCAGCCCATTCTCCCTCAGCTCTCACTGTTGCTCTCACTGAGCTCCCTATGGGtgttttctctccctgctcCTTCAGGTCAATTTCTTTAGTTACGTGGCTCTGGCATCGGCTGCTCTGCCCACCCTGGAGGAGAATCATGGCTCGCTGCTGGTGGTTTCTTCCCTCTCAGGTCAGTCTGTGGCCGCCCCGTCGCCCTTTTCCCTCCCCGTCCATCCCCCACCGCCCGGTTTTGTGCCGCAGGGAAGATCCCCACCCCGTTCACCGCCTCCTACTCGGCCACCAAGTTCGCTCTGGACGGATTCTTCGGCTCGTTGCGCCACGAGCTGATGATGCAGGGAAGGAACGTGTCGGTGACGCTGTGTGTGCTGGGCCTCATCGACACCGCCACGGCGCTGGAGAAGAcccggtgtgtgtgtgtgtgtgtatatgtgtgtatatatgtgccTATATGTGTATATAGGGTTATATATGTGTGTTCTGTGCCCCCTCGTTCTGCAGTGGCAAGGTGTTCCTCTCCGCCTCTCCCGCCTcggcagctgctctcagcattATCCGTGCCGGTGTTTCCCGCCGCCCGGAGCAGTTCTTCCCGTGGTGGCTGCGGCACGTGCACggtctgtgggtgctgctgcccaACCCGCGCGTGCTGCAAAGCTTCTACAACTACAGCAGCGCCTGACGGACACACGGACGGACGGACAGAGACAAACAGACGGACAAACAGACGGACTGACCGCGTCCCCCTCCGGATGGCTCCGTGACGGACCGTCTGGCGCTCGAGGGATATGCAAATGTTGCGGTGCTGCGCGGTTTCCTATTGGTCCCTAGTAGTTAGGCCCGCCCCGCTTCCCTCCCCTCGTAGGCGGAGTCAccgtgctgctggctgcccatTGGCGGAGCCGCTCAGGGGGGCGGGGCTCCGCGGTCCCGTGGCGCGCTTGGGCTCTTCGGCTGCGTCCGTTTCGTTCCGCTCCGGATCCGCCCCGAACAACCGCAGGCGGCGAACGGGGCGCGGCGGGAGAAACACGTTTATTCGATGTGAGCGTTGTCAGCAGCGCGGGCGGCGATGGAGGAAACGGGAGAGCGCAGGAACCGCCGGTACCGCCCGGCACAACTGAACCTGCCGGCACGATTCGTTCATCCGCCCGGTCGTTGTGAGGCGGATCCGGTGGCGCCATTAGGAATAAAGGGTTTAGTGAAGGCGGCGCTGAAGGCGGCACGAAGCACGTCGGTGTTGCGTATAAAAGTGGTATTTACAGCCGGTAAACGCGGACACCGGCACGAGCCGCCCCCAACCCCCCAGCGCACAAcgacccccccaaccccccccgGCCGCGTGGGGAAGAACCACGTGACGGCGGCACGACGGGCCGGACCGGAACGTCCCACCGGGAACCGGCAGCGCGAAGCTCCGCGTCCTGCGCAGCCCGGGCGGCTCCGTCAGCGCTACAatcaccatcatcaccatcatcatcatcatcctccCGCTCTGCTGCCCGGGATCCCCCGGTCCGGTGAGGGGCGATGTGGGGCGGCGCTGCGGGTCCCAAAGGAAAAAGGTCCGTGTGCTTTCAGCCCAGCCGGGGAGTTCGGTCCGCAGCGCCCTTCGGAGGGGAGAGAGCGACCCGGAACCGGCTGCTGCTGAGGTCGGCGGCTGAGAGACCGGAGCCGCagttctcctcctcctgcctttaGAGCCCGCCCTGCCCCGACCCGTCCGGGCAGCCTCAAAATGTTCAGGTCCGTTCGCAGCGGCTGCTGGGCAGACACGGCAGAGGTAAAAACCCTTCGCTTCCAGCCCCTCCGGCAAAGAGTGGGACTGAGTGGGAAAGTTTGGTCCTGTGAGTCACTGCAAcgagaggaaggagggaaaggacTGAAGGCTGGGACTGAAGGCTGGGACTGAAGGCTGCCACGGGTCTGTGAAAGGGAGACGAGGTGCAGAGGGGACGAGGGAGGGACCTGCCAGGCAGCCACACTTTGTTACCCGGATCCAACCCCAGGCTCAccccccctggctgccccacACACCCACCTGGCCATCCAACCATCCAACCATCACCGGCCCTGACTTCCCACCCCAGGGAGCAGCCCCGGACTTtacctgtgctgcagcagtgactcgtgctggctggctgctgtcagTAGGGATGGTTGGCATCCTTGGGTCGTTTCAGTTGGACCTTCAAACGTTTCATGCCGATCTGGAAGCCATTCATGGCCTGGATGGCGGTTTGTGCACTGGATGGGTTGTCGAAGCTTACAAAACCTGAAGGAGGGGACACGTGCAGccatcagagcagcagagctgggggtgctGAGCACACAGAGCCCGGCCGGGTCGTGCTTCTTTGGCCTCCGGGCAGCAGCACTCACCAAAACACTTGCTCTGGTTGGTGGCGCGGTCCATGAACACCTTGGAGGAGATGATATTGCCAAAGGGAAGGAACATCTGCATCAACTCATTGTCTCCAAACTCCTGAGGGAGATGGTAGATGAAGAGGTTGCAGCCTTCAGGACCTGCGGGCACGAGGGCGGCGGGGAGGGACGAAGCACAGACAGCCccaaagggaaagagaaaagggctCAACCAGGAGCACGGCACTGGAGGAGACCCCCAGCGCTGCACTTCGGCCTCAGCCTCCCCTTACTTGTCCCAGCCACTCATCCAAAGGTTCTGGGGGCTCTCCAAGACCCTCTGCAGACAACGCAGAGACACACAGAGCTATCAGAGAGCAGATTCCCTTTTGCAGCttgcccagctcccagccaggGCTCtgtccagctgctgctgtgctggaatCAAACCAGCCAAGGCAACAGCTCCGAGCTTCCCCATAGAGTATCTGTAgtacagctcagctctgccccgAGCAGCGCACACCtctgaaagctgcagctctcaccTCCCCTGCCCACaatcctgcagcagctgcatccCAGCCATGAGCTGGGAACCTCCTGCATTGCCACGTCCCAGCTCCGGGCTGAGCTGCCCACCCTGTGAGCCCCACAAGCCCCATCCTCACCTtcacgctgctgctgctgcaggacggGTGGTGGCTGCGGGATGCTCTGTGCGATGGGGGTGATGGAGGTGGTTGGGTACACGGCTGTGGGCCAAGGACACAGAACAGACCATGTACCCGGGGATGTGGAACACAGAAAGGCCcaggggagagaagggggagGCGGTACCTGCGTACTGCTGGACGCCGGTGAAGGCCGGGTGCAGGGTCTCTGCTACTGAAGGGCTCTGGGCTGCAAAGAAGAACAGCATCAGGAGCACAGCAAAGGGAGCCACGTGCACGGGGACTCCATGAGCCcacagggaggggaggggaagccTTTGCTGCAGGGATCGAGAGAGTCAAGCTCAGCTCTGAAGGGCTCCGGATGGTTTCCTCCCACGTTTATACCTGAATAGGGCACAAAGCCGTTGGTGTAAACTGTTTCCAAGGACGGATGGCCGTTGGGAAAGGGCACCACGCCAGTAAAGCCATTGGAAATGGGCGCCACCAGCCCCGGCATGGCTGTCGTTCCCAGAAGAGGCggtgagtgcagccctgcagtgagaAGGAGATGCCGTCAGCTGAGGCCCTGCAAAGCCCACCCTCCCCGTTCCACCATCCAGGTGACACTGCTGAGCACGGGGCTCTTGTTTCTCCGAGCCCTCACCTGATGTCTGTGCGATGGGCGCTGCCGGCAGCCCGTTCAGACTGACAGCCCCGATCTGCTGGATGTGGCACGGCGAGAAGGCAACGCCGGGGCTCAGGTAGCTGCCGTGGGAGGTGGACAGGACGGTCGTCTGCTGCTGCATCAGCTGCAAGGCAGGGCCGGGCTGCTCAGGGTCTGCACGGCCCCCGGCAACCGAACCCCCCCAAGGTGATACACGGCCCCGGCAGAGCTGCCCCCCGGCGGGCATCCCTCACCCTGAGCCAGCAAAACGCGTCCCGAGAGCAGCGAGGTGCTGCCGAGACCCCCGAGGTGCTGCCGAGACCCCCGGGGCCATCAGCCTGCAGACACCGCTCCGCCTTCGAGCCCAGCCCGCACGAACCGATGCATTTCTTACTTAGGAGATGAATATTgatttcccttttcctcattAGCGCCTGTTTGGTGGCAGGCTCTGCCTGGAACGCGACCCGCATTCAGATGTAAATGTGCCACCCCAGCCTTCTCAGACGGCTCTCATTACTTCAATAAAATTACCTTAATGAGCCGTAAGAACCGAGGGTGGTGGGGGAGGCTCAGCTGGGAGCTCCGAGCCACCAGGAAACAGGCAGCGATGGCACCAACCGCCCCGCCGGCCCTTCTCTGCACCCATGCATTCCTCCGGGCCCTGCTTTCATCTCAATTCATGCCTGGACCCGACCTGTTGATGGAGCTGAAGCGAGGTCCCAGCTCACGTCAGAGCTCCCAGCCCTCACACCTGCTGGCTTTTGGCTGCTCAGCCCCATGTCAGGATGCAGCCCTTTTCTCTCAAGCTGTACCTGACACGTGCTGCCTATTTAATGCATCTCACCTGACCGGGTAACTTCAGACCCAGTTCAGCCTGGGGTGATGTCACGTTTCATCCCAGATACCTTTCCTTCAAGGAAAACGTAATTAACATCAACTAAAAGCATCCAGCAGAATCACGAAGTGAGGCCCTGGACGCTGCGGTGCCTCTTGGGGAGCTTTGGAGcaaaggctgcagggctggggagagcagaacGCTGCACAGAGCACCGGGAACGCAGCAGTGCTCAGCCTGCCCTGTCACCACCATCAGCTCAGCTCCCAGactgcagctccagggctgtTCACCCTCTGCCTCCCTTATTTTGTGCACCCGAGAGCTGGCGAGGATCTGTCCTCGTGGGAAGGAAGGTTGGAAGTGGAATGGGACAGAAAGCCTCGAGTCGAGGGGAAAGgaactgcaggcagagcaggaaggTTAGTAAGGAATGGGAGAGAAGGGGTTCAGACACAGCTGAGGGGAAACGAGAAGCAGATaagcaagcagcacagctggggttTGGTTCTGCCTTCTGGTCACCACCGGGAGCTTCTGAAGAGTGGAGGTCACTGAGAAACAAGAGCCCAGAAAGGCTCCCTGCTCTCCCACTGCGGGCCACCCCAAGGTCGGaggagcagccagccctgccagAGAGGAAGAAGGACGGCTGGAACACCTCTGGCCCTCCGCAGCCTCCTGCAAACCCCACGAGTCACACTGGCCAAGAGAAGCAGCTCTGGGAGCCACAGCCAGCAGTGGGGACTTGGTGCCTTCCAGAGTTtcatcagagaaagaaaaacgtGAGGCTGTGCCCAGGGCTCTCCTGGAGCTCCAAAGCAAACTGAGACACGCTGGGCCACAGACCTGGTTCACAAGCCATGGCTGGCAAATATCACCCAGGAATCGTGGCTCTGAGCTGTCCACGAGATAGAAAGACATGGGCTCGTGCTCGACCTGTTCCCAGGCACCTCCACCAGTCTACATGTCAGAGGAATCCAGCCTCACTATGGAGCTCCCAGCTCTCTCCTGTCACCCCTTCCAGGAGGGAAAAGCACACAGGCTGCGCTGTCAACTGAGAAACTGGAACGAACCCCAGGTGCCAGGAAGCTTGCACACGGTTACAGAGAGCTGCCAGCAGTCTCCCAGGACAGGTATGGAGTTGCCCCACAGCCAGGAGGGCAGCCTTTCCCCCCGCCCCCCAACGTGATACTCACAGCCTGCGCATAGGCGCTGTATGGGCTGAACGGCAAGGTGAGAGATGGAGTGAATATCCCCAGCTGCCCCACCATTTGCTGCATACGACGGAGGGTCCTCTCCTTATCTGTGTCAGCAAACTTCACCACTAGACTGGAGGAAGCGCCCTAGGCACAGAGAGAGGAGACAGAGAGAGGAGGCCGGGGGGGGGAGAAGGCCAGGGGGCAGGCAGAGTCAGCAGTTGGGCAAGGTGGGatgggcagagcaggcagcagagaggaagaggtGCAGAAGAGCAAATATTGGAGTGAaagtgctcagcagctgcctggaaCCTGGACCGTGCCCttccccatccatccatccatccatccatccatccatccatccatccatccgtgTCCCACCCTTCCCCTCACACAACTGCACACACTTCTGGCTGCATTTACCACCATCCTGCCCACGGGCAGCCCCAACTCAGCAGGCAGAGACTGCGACAGGTCACATCACGTCTTGCAGTCAGAGGGCACAGCTGTGCTTACACAGCCCCACACCCTGCATGGGATACTCCCACCTACCCCAGAGGCTCCTCCACCACCTAAAGAGGACGACAGGGAGCTGCCCAGGCACTGCAGCCCTGACTGCTcgcactgctgctctgctctcagtggATACACAGACTCACAGCCTGATCCCTGGCTCTTTTTTTAGCCTTTAGAGGTAAAAGTGCTGTCACTACCGGTCTGGGCCATCAgacacacagcagctcaggagGCAGGATGGTCCCCAAGGACAAGAGCATGGATGTGTGCGTGTGCCCCATCCTCACAACTGCATGGAGCTGGAAACTGGTCGTGGGCAGTGGGGGAGTTCCCTCTGGGGGAGAGGATTAGGAAAGGGGAGGTAGCCTGGCCTCATACTCACGGGCATTGTCTGGCTGCCGTGCAGTGCGTGGATTGCTGCCTGAGCCTCTGTGTGTGATGAGAACTTTACAAAAGCACAGCCTGGAAAGGGACAGAGAGAGCACAGGAGACGCAGTGACGGGACCGCCGTGGTGTGGTCACATCTCACAGGGCAAAGTGGAGCCCCCCCGAGACAGCGGGGAACGGGACGGCTCACCCCAAGCACTTCATTCTGGACAAGCAGGAAGGGTCTCACATCGTTCTTACAGTTGTGATGTCACCACCTCCACATCTGCCCCTCATCACCTCCCTACGTTCTCTATGCGCACAGAACTGTGGCTACAAACGTTTCCAACTGCAAACCCAACCTGAGCTCACTGATGACCCTGCAGCTCCTCGCTGCTctctgtccccatccctccaCTTAACTCTGTGTCCATCCTCCCCAGccttcccctccctgcccacaCCTGCTCTATGTGTTCCCACGAGGCAGGCGAGCACTACCTGAAGCAGGGAGAAAGGGCACGACACAGAGGGGTTCACACCTTTGCTGTTCCCATCAGGTCCACGCAGCACCGTACATTCATCAATGACCCCAAACGGTTCAAAGAGCCGGAGCACGTCATCCTCAGACTGCTGCTTATTTAACATGCCCACAAAGAGCTTCCTGTCCCCTAGGGGcaaacacagaaacatcaaCCTTCTATGAGGGACATAGTTCAAAGTAGGAGGACAGGGACACGTATGAACAAAACAGCCTCGTGCTGAAAACATTCCTGGCATGGAAGTGATTTGCTGTTGGCTGAAATGCATCTCGGGTTCTGTCTGATGGACCTTCCTGAGCTGCACACGCAGGAAAAGGGTTCTGTGGTGTCCCCTCTCGTCCCCTCCCTGGTGGTCAGCAACAGTAGCAATTCTCTGCTTGTCGCTGCTGTTCTTTCCTTTGGATAATCCAGTGCAAATGGCAATAACAAAACCTGCCTGGGCAATCAAACCCCCCGTGAGCAATACACGAAGTGCAAGGGGCACCTCAGGACACACAGCAGATCATCACAGGCAGCGTTCATCAACTGCAGCACCTCTGGCTTCTctgcttccatttccttctATCCAACATCACTCTTCCCACCGCTGCTTTGTAACCAAGCACCGCTGCTTCAATGTGCCCTtcctgcccagctcagcagcgTGGCCCTGCCCCATCCATCagcccacacagcccagcacaaacacagcagcatcctCCCAGACTGCAGGGAGCAGCTATTCAAAGAGCACAGCGCcaccatcccagccccatccctgcttcTGCAAGAGGCCGGTCAGGGATGGCTGCGTCAGCTCACGAGGGAACGCTGCCCCAGTGCCACAGACACACACGGGGAGATGTGGCCCACGGCGGGGTGCTGGGATGAGGACAGGGAGGCCTCCTTGCTGTGACAGGATCGGAGGGGCTGGCTTCAAACAAAACCAATGCAACGTGACGCACGTCGCAGCAAATAGAGaggaagctgctgcctgtttGAGTGCAGTGACCTGAAAAACAACAGGTCTCAGAGCGACAGCGCGGGctgcaggggctgtgctgcgtgtgtgtgtggttGAATGGATGACACCCGGCACGCTCACACGGTCCCAGCTCCGAGGCACACGAGCACGCTGCCTTCCCAACGCTCTGCCATGAGAACGTGGGCAAGGAGTGTGCACGTGCCGCCTTCCCCTTGCAGAAAAGCAAGGGAGAGAACAGACCGTGTGCCGCACGGCTGCAccagcactgaggcagcatctgcCCCCAGCCAAGGCTTGGATGAATGGATCCACTTTGGGCTGAtgactcatttgggaaagatcCACTGAGACGCCGCCGGCTTGCCTTAGTCCTTGCAGTTTTGCTGCAGGTCTGCTGTTGTTTGGGA
The genomic region above belongs to Excalfactoria chinensis isolate bCotChi1 chromosome 26, bCotChi1.hap2, whole genome shotgun sequence and contains:
- the HSD11B1L gene encoding hydroxysteroid 11-beta-dehydrogenase 1-like protein isoform X1; this encodes MRPVGKLLCAAGSLAVLLSFCCRDTFQPELLSGARVLLTGASAGIGEQMAYHYAAFGAEMVLTARRETALREVMEKCLSLGAKKVFYLPADMASPSEPDRVVQFAVQKLGGLDYLVLNHIGTSPFQMWGGDVEHSRWLMQVNFFSYVALASAALPTLEENHGSLLVVSSLSVRSGRILRLVAPRADDAGKERVGDAVCAGPHRHRHGAGEDPWQGVPLRLSRLGSCSQHYPCRCFPPPGAVLPVVAAARARSVGAAAQPARAAKLLQLQQRLTDTRTDGQRQTDGQTDGLTASPSGWLRDGPSGARGICKCCGAARFPIGP
- the HSD11B1L gene encoding hydroxysteroid 11-beta-dehydrogenase 1-like protein isoform X2: MRPVGKLLCAAGSLAVLLSFCCRDTFQPELLSGARVLLTGASAGIGEQMAYHYAAFGAEMVLTARRETALREVMEKCLSLGAKKVFYLPADMASPSEPDRVVQFAVQKLGGLDYLVLNHIGTSPFQMWGGDVEHSRWLMQVNFFSYVALASAALPTLEENHGSLLVVSSLSGKIPTPFTASYSATKFALDGFFGSLRHELMMQGRNVSVTLCVLGLIDTATALEKTRGKVFLSASPASAAALSIIRAGVSRRPEQFFPWWLRHVHGLWVLLPNPRVLQSFYNYSSA
- the CELF5 gene encoding CUGBP Elav-like family member 5 isoform X1 produces the protein MARLREGEARRQPQPPPLPPAPQPPPPRRASPMSSSGGAEPPAQPDSMKDLDAIKLFVGQIPRNLEEKDLKPLFEQFGKIYELTVLKDRYTGMHKGCAFLTYCARDSAIKAQTALHEQKTLPGMARPIQVKPADSESRGGRDRKLFVGMLNKQQSEDDVLRLFEPFGVIDECTVLRGPDGNSKGCAFVKFSSHTEAQAAIHALHGSQTMPGASSSLVVKFADTDKERTLRRMQQMVGQLGIFTPSLTLPFSPYSAYAQALMQQQTTVLSTSHGSYLSPGVAFSPCHIQQIGAVSLNGLPAAPIAQTSGLHSPPLLGTTAMPGLVAPISNGFTGVVPFPNGHPSLETVYTNGFVPYSAQSPSVAETLHPAFTGVQQYAAVYPTTSITPIAQSIPQPPPVLQQQQREGPEGCNLFIYHLPQEFGDNELMQMFLPFGNIISSKVFMDRATNQSKCFGFVSFDNPSSAQTAIQAMNGFQIGMKRLKVQLKRPKDANHPY
- the CELF5 gene encoding CUGBP Elav-like family member 5 isoform X3, with the protein product MARLREGEARRQPQPPPLPPAPQPPPPRRASPMSSSGGAEPPAQPDSMKDLDAIKLFVGQIPRNLEEKDLKPLFEQFGKIYELTVLKDRYTGMHKGCAFLTYCARDSAIKAQTALHEQKTLPGMARPIQVKPADSESRGGRDRKLFVGMLNKQQSEDDVLRLFEPFGVIDECTVLRGPDGNSKGCAFVKFSSHTEAQAAIHALHGSQTMPLMQQQTTVLSTSHGSYLSPGVAFSPCHIQQIGAVSLNGLPAAPIAQTSGLHSPPLLGTTAMPGLVAPISNGFTGVVPFPNGHPSLETVYTNGFVPYSAQSPSVAETLHPAFTGVQQYAAVYPTTSITPIAQSIPQPPPVLQQQQREGPEGCNLFIYHLPQEFGDNELMQMFLPFGNIISSKVFMDRATNQSKCFGFVSFDNPSSAQTAIQAMNGFQIGMKRLKVQLKRPKDANHPY
- the CELF5 gene encoding CUGBP Elav-like family member 5 isoform X2, encoding MARLREGEARRQPQPPPLPPAPQPPPPRRASPMSSSGGAEPPAQPDSMKDLDAIKLFVGQIPRNLEEKDLKPLFEQFGKIYELTVLKDRYTGMHKGCAFLTYCARDSAIKAQTALHEQKTLPGMARPIQVKPADSESRGGDRKLFVGMLNKQQSEDDVLRLFEPFGVIDECTVLRGPDGNSKGCAFVKFSSHTEAQAAIHALHGSQTMPGASSSLVVKFADTDKERTLRRMQQMVGQLGIFTPSLTLPFSPYSAYAQALMQQQTTVLSTSHGSYLSPGVAFSPCHIQQIGAVSLNGLPAAPIAQTSGLHSPPLLGTTAMPGLVAPISNGFTGVVPFPNGHPSLETVYTNGFVPYSAQSPSVAETLHPAFTGVQQYAAVYPTTSITPIAQSIPQPPPVLQQQQREGPEGCNLFIYHLPQEFGDNELMQMFLPFGNIISSKVFMDRATNQSKCFGFVSFDNPSSAQTAIQAMNGFQIGMKRLKVQLKRPKDANHPY